The Betta splendens chromosome 2, fBetSpl5.4, whole genome shotgun sequence nucleotide sequence tgcttcagctgtggttgttgtggcctcaatTGGGGTTGTtgttgactcagttgtggtgggtgactcagttgtggtttcttcagctgtggtttttgtggcctcagtcgtggttgttgttgcctcagttgtggttgttgtgggtgactcagttgtggttgttgtgggtgactcagttgtggttgttgtggcctcagttgtggtcgttgtggtttcagctgttgttgttgttgcctcagctgtggttgttgttgcctcagttgtggttgttgtgggtgactcagttgtggttgttgtgggtgactcagttgtggttgttgtggccttaattgtggttgttgtgggtgactcagttgtggttgttgtgacctcagttgtggtcgttgtgggtgactcagttgtggttgttgtggcttcagctgtggttgttgcctcaattgtggttgttgtgggtgactcatttgtggttgttgtggcttcagttgtggttgttgtgggtgactcagttgtggttgttgttgcttcagctgtggttgttgtgacctcaATTGGGGTTGTtgttgactcagttgtggttgttgtgggtgactcagttgtcgttgttgtggcttcagttgtggttgttgtgggtgtctcagttgtggtttcttcagctgtggtttttgtggcctcagtcgtggttgttgttgcctcagttgtggttgttgtgggtgactcagttgtggttgttgtgggtgactcagttgtggttgttgtggcctcagttgtggtcgttgtggtttcagctgttgttgttgttgcctcagctgtggttgttgttgcctcagttgtggttgttgtgggtgactcagttgtggttgttgtggcttcagctgtcgttgttgcctcaattgtggttgttgtgggtgactcatttgtggttgttgttgcttcagctgtggttgttgttacCTCAGTTGGGGTTGTtgttgactcagttgtggttgttgtgggtgactcagttgtggttgttgtggcctcagttgtggtcgttgtggtttcagctgtttttgttgttgcctcagctgtggttgttgttgcctcaattgtggttgttgtgggtgactcagttgtcgtCGTTGTGGTttcagtcgtggttgttgtgggtgtctcAGTTTTGGTTTcgtcagctgtggtttttgtggcctcagtcgtggttgtcgttgcctcaattgtggttgttgtgggtgactcagttgtggttgcttcagctgtggtttttgtggcctcagtcgtggttgttgttgcctcagttgtggttgttgtgggtgactcagttgtggatgttgtggcttcagatgtcgttgttgcctcaattgtggttgttgtgggtgactcatttgtggttgttgtgacctcagttgtggtagttgtgggtgactcagttgtggtcgaTGTGGGTaactcagttgtggtcgttgtgggtgactcagtcgttgttgttgtggcctcagctgttgTGGTCTttgcctcaattgtggttgttgtgggtgactcagttgtggtttcttcagctgtggtttttgtggcctcagtcgtggttgttgttgcctcagttgtagttgttgtgggtgactcagttgtggttgttgtgacttCAGTTGTGGAAGTTGTGGGTGACTGAGTTGTGGTCGAtatgggtgactcagttgtggttgttgtggcttcagttgtggttgttgtgggtgactcagttgtggttgttgttgcttcagctgtggttgttgtggcctcaatTGGGGTTGTtgttgactcagttgtggttgttgtgggtgactcagttgtggtttcttcagctgtggtttttgtggcctcagtcgtggttgttgttgcctcagttgtggttgttgtgggtgactcagttgtggttgttgtgggtgactcagttgtggttgttgtggcctcagttgtggtcgttgtggtttcagctgttgttgttgttgcctcagctgtggttgttgttgcctcaattgtggttgttgtgggtgactcagttgtcgtcattgtggcttcagttgtggttgttgtgggtgtctcagttgtggtttcttcagctgtggtttttctggcctcagtcgtggttgttgttgcctcagttgtggttgttgtgggtgactcagttgtgtttgttgtggcttcagctgttgttgttgtggccttaattgtggttgttgtgggtgactcagttgtggttgttgtgacctcagttgtggtcgttgtgggtgactcagttgtggttgttgtggcttcagctgtcgttgttgcctcaattgtggttgttgtgggtgactcatttgtggttgttgtggcttcagttgtggttgttgtgggtgactcagttgtggttgttgttgcttcagctgtggttgttgtgacctcaATTGGGGTTGTtgttgactcagttgtggttgttgtgggtgacccAGTTGTCGTCGttgtggcttcagttgtggttgttgtgggtgtctcagttgtggtttcttcagctgtggtttttgtggcctcagtcgtggttgttgttgcctcagttgtggttgttgtgggtgactcagttgtggttgttgtgggtgactcagttgtggttgttgtggcctcagttgtggtcgttgtggtttcagctgttgttgttgttgcctcagctgtggttgttgttgcctcagttgtggttgttgtgggtgactcagttgtggttgttgtggcttcagctgtcgttgttgcctcaattgtggttgttgtgggtgactcatttgtggttgttgttgcttcagctgtggttgttgttacCTCAGTTGGGGTTGTtgttgactcagttgtggttgttgtgggtgactcagttgtggttgttgtggcctcagttgtggtcgttgtggtttcagctgtttttgttgttgcctcagctgtggttgttgttgcctcaattgtggttgttgtgggtgactcagttgtcgtCGTTGTGGTttcagtcgtggttgttgtgggtgtctcAGTTTTGGTTTcgtcagctgtggtttttgtggcctcagtcgtggttgtcgttgcctcaattgtggttgttgtgggtgactcagttgtggttgcttcagctgtggtttttgtggcctcagtcgtggttgttgttgcctcagttgtggttgttgtgggtgactcagttgtggatgttgtggcttcagatgtcgttgttgcctcaattgtggttgttgtgggtgactcatttgtggttgttgtgacctcagttgtggtagttgtgggtgactcagttgtggtcgaTGTGGGTaactcagttgtggtcgttgtgggtgactcagtcgttgttgttgtggcctcagctgttgTGGTCTttgcctcaattgtggttgttgtgggtgaatcagttgtggtcgttgcggcttcagttgtggttgttgtgggtgactcagttgtggtttcttcagctgtggtttttgtggcctcagtcgtggttgttgttgcctcagttgtagttgttgtgggtgactcagttgtggttgttgtgacttCAGTTGTGGAAGTTGTGGGTGACTGAGTTGTGGTCGAtatgggtgactcagttgtggttgttgtggcttcagttgtggttgttgtgggtgactcagttgtggttgttgttgcttcagctgtggttgttgtggcctcaatTGGGGTTGTtgttgactcagttgtggttgttgtgggtgactcagttgtggtttcttcagctgtggtttttgtggcctcagccgtggttgttgttgcctcagttgtggttgttgtgggtgactcagttgtggttgttgtgggtgactcagttgtggttgttgtggcctcagttgtggtcgttgtggtttcagctgttgttggtgttgcctcagctgtggttgttgttgcctcagttgtggttgttgtgcgtgactcagttgtggttgttgtggcttcagctgtcgttgttgcctcaattgtggttgttgtgggtgactcatttgtggttgttgttgcttcagctgtggttgttgttacCTCAGTTGGGGTTGTtgttgactcagttgtggttgttgtgggtgactcagttgtggttgttgtggcctcagttgtggtcgttgtggtttcagctgtttttgttgttgcctcagctgtggttgttgttgcctcaattgtggttgttgtgggtgactcagttgtcgtCGTTGTGGTttcagtcgtggttgttgtgggtgtctcAGTTTTGGTTTcgtcagctgtggtttttgtggcctcagtcgtggttgtcgttgcctcaattgtggttgttgtgggtgactcagttgtggttgcttcagctgtggtttttgtggcctcagtcgtggttgttgttgcctcagttgtggttgttgtgggtgactcagttgtggatgttgtggcttcagatgtcgttgttgcctcaattgtggttgttgtgggtgactcatttgtggttgttgtgacctcagttgtggtagttgtgggtgactcagttgtggtcgaTGTGGGTaactcagttgtggtcgttgtgggtgactcagtcgttgttgttgtggcctcagctgttgTGGTCTttgcctcaattgtggttgttgtgggtgactcagttgtggtcgttgcggcttcagttgtggttgttgtgggtgactcagttgtggtttcttcagctgtggtttttgtggcctcagtcgtggttgttgttgcctcagttgtagttgttgtgggtgactcagttgtggttgttgtgacttCAGTTGTGGAAGTTGTGGGTGACTGAGTTGTGGTCGAtatgggtgactcagttgtggttgttgtggcttcagttgtggttgttgtgggtgactcagttgtggttgttgttgcttcagctgtggttgttgtgacctcaATTGGGGTTGTtgttgactcagttgtggttgttgtgggtgactcagttgtcgtcgttgtggcttcagttgtggttgttgtgggtgtctcagttgtggtttcttcagctgtggtttttgtggcctcagtcgtggtttttgttgcctcagttgtggtttttgtgggtgactcagttgtggttgttgtgggtgactcagttgtggttgttgtggcctcagttgtggtcgttgtggtttcagctgttgttgttgttgcctcagctgtggttgttgttgcctcaattgtggttgttgtgggtgactcagttgtcgtcgttgtggcttcagttgtggttgttgtgggtgtctcagttgtggtttcttcacctgtggtttttgtggcctcagtcgtggttgttgttgcctcagttgtggttgttgtgggtgactcagttgtggttgttgtggcttcagctgttgttgttgtggccttaattgtggttgttgtgggtgactcagttgtggttgttgtgacctcagttgtgatcgttgtgggtgactcagttgtggttgttgtggcttcagctgtcgttgttgcctcaattgtggttgttgtgggtgtctcagttgtggtttcttcagctgtggtttttgtggcctcagtcgtggtttttgttgcctcagttgtggttgttgtgggtgactcagttgtggttgttgtgggtgactcagttgtggttgttgtggcctcagttgtggtcgttgtggtttcagctgttgttgttgttgcctcagctgtggttgttgttgcctcaattgtggttgttgtgggtgactcagttgtcgtcgttgtggcttcagttgtggttgttgtgggtgtctcagttgtggtttcttcacctgtggttgttgtggcctcagctgtggttgttgttgcctcagttgtggttgttgtgggtgactcagttgtggttgttgtggcttcagctgtggttgttgtggcttcaggtgtggttgttgtgggtgactcagttgtggttgttgtgacctcagttgtggttgttgtgggtgactcagttgtggttgttgtggcttcagctgtggttgttgcctcaattgtggttgttgtgggtgactcatttgtggttgttgttgcttcagctgtggttgttgttacCTCAGTTGGGGTTGTtgttgactcagttgtggttgttgtgggtgactcagttgtggttgttgtggcctcagttgtggtcgttgtggtttcagctgtttttgttgttgcctcagctgtggttgttgttgcctcaattgtggttgttgtgggtgactcagttgtcgtcgttgtggcttcagttgtggttgttgtgggtgtctcagttgtggtttcttcagctgtggtttttgtggcctcagtcgtggtttttgttgcctcagttgtggtttttgtgggtgactcagttgtggttgttgtgggtgactcagttgtggttgtttgtggcctcagttgtggtcgttgtggtttcagctgttgttgttgttgcctcagctgtggttgttgttgcctcaattgtggttgttgtgggtgactcagttgtcgtcgttgtggcttcagttgtggttgttgtgggtgtctcagttgtggtttcttcacctgtggtttttgtggcctcagtcgtggttgttgttgcctcagttgtggttgttgtgggtgactcagttgtggttgttgttgcttcagctgtggttgttgtgggtgactcagttgtggttgttgtgggtgactcagttgtggttgttgtggcctcagttgtggttgttgtggtttcagctgttgttgttgttgcctcagctgtggttgttgttgcctcaattgtggttgttgtgggtgactcagttgtcgtcgttgtggcttcagttgtggttgttgtgggtgtctcagttgtggtttcttcagctgtggtttttgtggcctcagtcgtggttgttgttgcctcagttgtggttgttgtgggtgactcagttgtggttgttgtgggtgactcagttgtggttgttgtggcctcagttgtggtcgttgtggtttcagctgttgttgttgttgcctcagctgtggttgttgttgcctcaattgtggttgttgtgggtgactcagttgtcgtcgttgtggcttcagttgtggttgttgtgggtgtctcagttgtggtttcttcacctgtggtttttgtggcctcagctgtggttgttgttgcctcagttgtggttgttgtgggtgactcagttgtggttgttgtggcttcagctgtggttgttgtggcttcaggtgtggttgttgtgggtgactcagttgtggttgttgtgacctcagttgtggttgttgtgggtgactcagttgtggttgttgtggcttcagctgtcgttgttgcctcaattgtggttgttgtgggtgtctcagttgtggtttcttcagctgtggtttttgtggcctcagtcgtggtttttgttgcctcagttgtggttgttgtgggtgactcagttgtggttgttgtgggtgactcagttgtggttgttgtggcctcagttgtggtcgttgtggtttcagctgttgttgttgttgcctcagctgtggttgttgttgcctcaattgtggttgttgtgggtgactcagttgtcgtcgttgtggcttcagttgtggttgttgtgggtgtctcAGTTGTGGTTTCTTCACCTGTGGTTCttgtggcctcagtcgtggttgttgttgcctcagttgtggttgttgtgggtgactcagttgtggttgttgtggcttcagctgtggttgttgtggccttaattgtggttgttttgggtgactcagttgtggttgttgtgacctcagttgtggttgctgtgggtgactcagttgtggttgttgttgcttcagctgtggttgttgttacCTCAGTTGGGGTTGTtgttgactcagttgtggttgttgtgggtgactcagttgtggttgttgtggcctcagttgtggtcgttgtggtttcagctgtttttgttgttgcctcagctgtggttgttgttgcctcaattgtggttgttgtgggtgactcagttgtcgtCGTTGTGGTttcagtcgtggttgttgtgggtgtctcAGTTTTGGTTTcgtcagctgtggtttttgtggcctcagtcgtggttgtcgttgcctcaattgtggttgttgtgggtgactcagttgtggttgcttcagctgtggtttttgtggcctcagtcgtggttgttgttgcctcagttgtggttgttgtgggtgactcagttgtggatgttgtggcttcagatgtcgttgttgcctcaattgtggttgttgtgggtgactcatttgtggttgttgtgacctcagttgtggtagttgtgggtgactcagttgtggtcgatgtgggtgactcagttgtggtcgttgtggtttcagctgttgttgttgttgcctcagctgtggttgttgttgcctcaattgtggttgttgtgggtgactcagttgtcgtCGTTGTGGCTTCAGTTGgggttgttgtgggtgtctcagttgtggtttcttcagctgtggtttttgtggcctcagtcgtggttgttgttgcctcagttgtggttgttgtgggtgactcagttgtggttgttgtgggtgactcagttgtggttgttgtggcctcagttgtggttgttgtgggtgactcagttgtggtttcttcagctgtggtttttgtggcctcagtcgtggttgttgttgcctcagttgtggttgttgtgggtgactcagttgtggttgttgttgcttcagctgtggttgttgtgggtgactcagttgtggttgttgtgggtgactcagttgtggttgttgtgggtgactcagttgtggttgttgtgacttcaggtgtggttgttgttgattcagctgtggttgttgttgcttcagctgtggttgttgtgggtgactcagttgtggttgttgtggcttcagttgtggttgttgtgggtaactcagttgtggtttcttcagctgtggtttttgtggcctcagtcgtggttgttgttgcctcagttgtggttgttgtgggtgaccgagttgtggttgttgtgggtgactcagttgtggttgttgtggcctcagttgtggtcgttgtgggtgactcagttgtggttttcttcagctgtggtttttgtggcctcagtcgtggttgttgttgcctcagttgtggttgttgtgggtgactcagttgtggttgttgttgcttcagctgtggttgttgtgggttcctcagttgtggttgttgtgggtgactcagttgtggtttcttcagctgtggtttttgtggcctcagtcgtggttgttgttgcctcagttgtggttgttgtgggtgactcagttgtggttgttgttgcttcagctgtggttgttgtgggtgactcagttgtggttgttgtgggtgactcagttgtggttgttgtggcctcagttgtggttgttgtggtttcagctgttgttgttgttgcctcagctgtggttgttgttgcctcaattgtggttgttgtgggtgactcagttgtcgtcgttgtggcttcagttgtggttgttgtgggtgtctcagttgtggtttcttcagctgtggtttttgtggcctcagtcgtggttgttgttgcctcagttgtggttgttgtgggtgactcagttgtggttgttgtgggtgactcagttgtggttgttgtggcctcagttgtggtcgttgtgggtgactcagttgtggtttcttcagctgtggttgttgtggcctcagctgtggttgttgttgcctcagttgtggttgttgtgggtgactcagttgtggttgttgttgcttcagctgtggttgttgtgggtgactcagttgtggttgttgtgggtgactcagttgtggttgttgtggcttcagctgtggttgttgcctcagttgttgttgttgtgggtgactcagttgtggttgttgtgacttcagctgtggttgttgtgggtgactcagttgtggttgttgtgacttcagatgtggttgttgtgaattcagctgtggttgttgtttcttcagctgtggttgttgtgggtgactcagttgtggttgttgtggcttcagctgtggttgttgtgggtgactcagttgtggtttcttcagctgtggtttttgtggcctcagtcgtggttgttgttgcctcagttgtggttgttgtgggtgactcagttttggttgttgttgcttcagctgtggttgttgtgggtgactcagttgtggtttttgtggatgattcatttgtggttgttgttggcgACTTAGTTGTGGTTTTcatttcttcagctgtggttgttgtggcctcagttgtagttgttgttgcctcagttgtggttgttgtgggtgactcagttgtggatgttgtggcttcagctgttgctgttgttgcgtCAGTTGTGACTGTTGTcgttgactcagttgtggttggtgtggcttcagctgttgttgttgtggcctctGCCGTTGtttttgttgcctcagttgtggttgttatGGTTGACTCAGTTGTGATCGTTTTGgctgactcagttgtggttgttgttgcctcaggtttggttgttgttggtgccacaaatgttgttgttgttggttcagttattatttttgttttctcagttatggttgttgtgggtgactcagttgtggtcgttgtggctccagttgttgttgttgtggcctcatttgtggttgttttgggtgactcagttgtggttgttgttgcttccactgtggttgttgtggccacATTTCTGGTTGTTTTGGGTGACttagttgtggttgttgtgggtgactcagttgtggttgttgtcgactcagttgtggttgttgtggcctcagttgtggttgttgtgggtggcttagttgtggttgttgtggcgtCAGTTTTGGTTATTGTTGTCTcagctgtggctgttgttgcATCAGTTGTGGTTATTGCTGGttcagttgttgctgttgtggtaggtgtggttgttgtggccttgTTGATGGTTGTTGTTAGTTTACTTGTAGTTGTTGCTTTAGTTCTGGTGGTTGTAGGCATCttagatgtttttgttgttggtaCAGTTTTGGGCactttagttgttgtttttttctcatgttttgtttcctttggttttttgtgttcttctctttcttcagaTGTTTTTGTGTCATGTTGTGACTGagtgtcttttgttttgtgtttttcactttgtttctctgttttggtgtttttattggACGGTTCATTTATTCTTGTTTGAGGTGATTTCTTTCCTGGTTTGAATGGCTGAGTTGTTGCCTTGTTGGTGGTTGTTGTTAGTTTACTTTTAGTTGTTGCTTTAGTTCTGATGGTTGTAGGCATCTTAGATCTTTTTGTTGTTGGTACAGTTTTGGGCgctttagttgttgtttttttctcatgttttgtttcctttgtttttttgtgttcttctctttcttcagatgtttttttgtcatgttgtgactgagtgtcttttgttttgtgtttttcactttgtatctctgttttaatgtttttactggatggttcattttttcttgtttGAGGTGATTTCTTTTTTGGTTTAAATGGCTGAGTTGTTGCCTTTGTTGTAGTTGGCTTTGGGGTTGCTTGAGCTGTTTTGATTATTTTAGGTGCTTTAGTTGTTGTGGGTTGTTGGGTTGTTCTCTTTGTTGTAGGTGCTGTAGTTGTTGTCGGTTGTTGGGTTGTTCTTTTTGTAGGTGCTTGAGTTGTTGACAGTGTTTTTATGTTCCTAGTGGTCACTAGATTTGCCTTTGTTGTAGTTGATGTTTTGGTTGCTTGAGTTGTTTTCATCATTGTTGGTGCTTTAGTTGTTGTGGGTTGTTGGGTTGTTCTTATTGTTGTAGGTGCTTGAGTTGTTGTGGGTTGTTGGGTTGTTCTTTTTGTTGTAGGTGCTTGTGTTGTTGATAGAGTTTTTATGTTACTAGTGGTCACTAAATTTGCCTTTGTTGTGGTTGGTGCTGTCGTTGCTTGAGTTGTTTTCATCACTGTAGGTGCTTGAGTTGTTGTGGGTTGATGAGTTCGTGTTGTTGATGATGATTGGGTTGTTGTGAGAGCCGCTTCGGATTCTCCCGTTTTTGCTGTAAATGTAAATCAAATCTTTTAAACAAGCATGTAAGTTTATATAGAGAACTttgcaataaataatatttaattttgatGTAACTTTGCAGTCAACAAAACCAACTTTGTTGGATTTAATTGGTATAATTTCACTTAGAGTTTAGTATTACTGAACTTACCTATTAAAATAATCAACATGGACATCCACACGGGACCCATCTTTCAATCTGTAAAGCCAATGGTCAAGTTtacaattacatttaattataatttacaAAATAGCcaaaagttaaagttaaaagaAAAAGTTAAGGAAGAATGTTCTatagagcagcagcacatttactAGTAAACTGCAAAGTAATcatttttaaagtgttttaaagttATTATTAGTAATTTTAAAGTATTTACTCTAACTGTGGTTATAGTGACTGTGTAGCTAGCAGTACTTCTTTTTTTGCATTCCATTTTGACCAGTGTCTGCCTCATTGTTTCTGTACTCAACTTGGAATAAGGATGCAAAATGTGTTCAAGCAAACAGGTATGCATTTTTTTAATCCATGTATTGGCAAACATGaaactgaaaaacacatttttgcttCATATTGTATATTGAATGTATAGTATGAATagtatattatattacattgtACAAGTTTTTACAAGTAGATTGTGTGaatgttttacacatttgttaCATCAGAATAATTTAAACATCTACGGTAGGTGACCTGCAGCTATTTTACTTGTCATAGA carries:
- the LOC121202744 gene encoding mucin-5AC-like; amino-acid sequence: ESPTTTTTEATTTTTEATKTTAEATTTESPTTTTIEATTTTTEATKTTADETKTETPTTTTTETTTTTTESPTTTTIEATTTTAEATTKTAETTTTTTEATTTTTESPTTTTTESTTTPTEVTTTTAEATTTTNESPTTTTIEATTTAEATTTTTESPTTTTTEATTTTAEATTTTAETTTTTTEATTTTTESPTTTTTESPTTTTTEATTTTTEATKTTAEETTTETPTTTTTEATTTTTESPTTTTTESTTTPIEVTTTTAEATTTTTESPTTTTTEATTTTNESPTTTTIEATTTAEATTTTTESPTTTTTEVTTTTTESPTTTTIKATTTTTESPTTTTTESPTTTTTEATTTTAEATTTTAETTTTTTEATTTTTESPTTTTTESPTTTTTEATTTTTEATKTTAEETTTESPTTTESTTTPIEATTTTAEATTTTTESPTTTTTEATTTTTESPISTTTQSPTTSTTEVTTTTTESPTTTTTEATTTTTEATKTTAEETTTESPTTTTIEAKTTTAEATTTTTESPTTTTTELPTSTTTESPTTTTTEVTTTTNESPTTTTIEATTTSEATTSTTESPTTTTTEATTTTTEATKTTAEATTTESPTTTTIEATTTTTEATKTTAEETTTESPTTTTTEAATTTTESPTTTTIEKEFGSSFLYIAVIEFRQGSVINTVNCTFVGPIDYKLIANVLGYAANNVTGFDIEGSSITVNGLCINSSHGFNYNYTCNIYNRRSSILCTFKYFDIPNYFDCTHDFYICTRRFSITDHNF
- the LOC114867679 gene encoding mucin-5AC-like gives rise to the protein ATTTTTESPTTTTTEATTTTTESPISTTTQSPTTSTTEVTTTTTESPTTTTTEATTTTTEATKTTAEETTTESPTTTTTEAATTTTDSPTTTTIEAKTTTAEATTTTTESPTTTTTELPTSTTTESPTTTTTEVTTTTNESPTTTTIEATTTSEATTSTTESPTTTTTEATTTTTEATKTTAEATTTESPTTTTIEATTTTTEATKTTADETKTETPTTTTTETTTTTTESPTTTTIEATTTTAEATTKTAETTTTTTEATTTTTESPTTTTTESTTTPTEVTTTTAEATTTTNESPTTTTIEATTTAEATTTTTESPTTTTTEATTTTAEATTTTAETTTTTTEATTTTTESPTTTTTESPTTTTTEATTTTTEATKTTAEETTTETPTTTTTEATTTTTGSPTTTTTESTTTPIEVTTTTAEATTTTTESPTTTTTEATTTTNESPTTTTIEATTTAEATTTTTESPTTTTTEVTTTTTESPTTTTIKATTTTAEATTNTTESPTTTTTEATTTTTEARKTTAEETTTETPTTTTTEATMTTTESPTTTTIEATTTTAEATTTTAETTTTTTEATTTTTESPTTTTTESPTTT
- the LOC114865720 gene encoding mucin-2-like, which produces TETPTTTTTEATTTTTESPTTTTIEATTTTAEATTKTAETTTTTTEATTTTTESPTTTTTESTTTPTEVTTTTAEATTTTNESPTTTTIEATTTAEATTTTTESPTTTTTEVTTTTTESPTTTTPEATTTTAEATTTTTESPTTTTTEATTTTAEATTTTGEETTTETPTTTTTEATTTTTESPTTTTIEATTTTAEATTTTAETTTTTTEATTTTTESPTTTTTESPTTTTTEATKTTTEATKTTAEETTTETPTTTTIEATTTAEATTTTTESPTTITTEVTTTTTESPTTTTIKATTTTAEATTTTTESPTTTTTEATTTTTEATKTTGEETTTETPTTTTTEATTTTTESPTTTTIEATTTTAEATTTTAETTTTTTEATTTTTESPTTTTTESPTKTTTEATKTTTEATKTTAEETTTETPTTTTTEATTTTTESPTTTTTESTTTPIEVTTTTAEATTTTTESPTTTTTEATTTTTESPISTTTQSPTTSTTEVTTTTTESPTTTTTEATTTTTEATKTTAEETTTESPTTTTTEAATTTTESPTTTTIEAKTTTAEATTTTTESPTTTTTELPTSTTTESPTTTTTEVTTTTNESPTT